Proteins found in one Mesorhizobium sp. CAU 1732 genomic segment:
- a CDS encoding ABC transporter permease, whose product MRLEPKPAPSLGVTLAFPVGAIAVTILISSLLVLAAGASPFSVFALVAKGAAGSQFALLETLTRATPLIFTGLAIAVAFRAKLWNIGAEAQLYAGGVITVVLGTGLLPLPAPILIPLIMVVAMAAGALLLLGPAILKTRFGVDEVVTTLLLNFIMLLFVSMLLEGVLKDPMGMGWPQSQRVVADAQLPRLIPRTRLHLGFVIAVASAVIIWVIMKKTTLGYEMRAVGHNPEAAAFAGIPVKRVLMKTALLSGGLAALAGFSEVAGLKGNLTSDLSPGFGYTGIVVAMLAMLNPLGVIVAAIFVAGIFVGADAMSRSAGVPSYIANVMVATSLLTMVVAIMLTRFRVRWR is encoded by the coding sequence ATGCGGCTTGAGCCCAAGCCCGCCCCCTCGCTTGGCGTGACGCTCGCTTTTCCGGTGGGCGCGATCGCCGTCACGATCCTGATCTCGTCGCTTCTGGTACTCGCCGCCGGCGCGTCACCCTTTTCGGTCTTCGCACTCGTCGCGAAGGGCGCGGCCGGGTCGCAATTCGCGCTCCTCGAAACGCTGACACGCGCGACGCCGCTGATCTTCACCGGCCTGGCAATCGCGGTCGCCTTCCGCGCAAAGCTTTGGAACATCGGTGCCGAGGCGCAGCTTTATGCGGGCGGGGTTATCACGGTCGTTCTCGGCACCGGCCTCTTGCCGCTGCCCGCGCCGATCCTCATACCGCTGATCATGGTGGTGGCGATGGCGGCCGGCGCGCTGCTGCTGCTCGGTCCCGCGATCCTGAAGACCCGCTTCGGCGTCGATGAAGTGGTGACCACGCTGCTGCTCAACTTCATCATGCTGCTCTTCGTCTCGATGCTGCTCGAGGGCGTCCTGAAAGACCCGATGGGCATGGGTTGGCCGCAGTCGCAGCGCGTGGTGGCCGATGCGCAACTGCCTCGGCTGATCCCGCGCACGCGCCTGCATCTCGGCTTCGTCATCGCCGTCGCATCCGCTGTGATCATCTGGGTGATCATGAAAAAGACCACGCTGGGTTACGAGATGCGCGCCGTTGGCCACAACCCCGAAGCCGCCGCCTTTGCAGGCATCCCGGTCAAGCGCGTGCTCATGAAAACGGCGCTGCTCTCCGGCGGTCTCGCCGCTCTGGCGGGCTTCTCCGAAGTGGCGGGCTTGAAGGGCAATCTCACCAGCGATCTCTCGCCCGGCTTCGGCTACACCGGCATCGTCGTAGCGATGCTGGCAATGCTCAACCCGCTCGGCGTCATCGTGGCCGCGATCTTCGTCGCCGGCATCTTCGTCGGCGCCGACGCGATGAGCCGCAGCGCGGGCGTGCCGTCCTACATCGCCAATGTCATGGTCGCGACGTCGCTGCTGACCATGGTCGTCGCGATCATGCTGACGCGGTTCAGGGTGAGGTGGCGGTGA
- a CDS encoding FAD-dependent oxidoreductase, which translates to MALPSHAQIVVIGGGIIGCSTAYHLARDHKADVILLEQGKLTSGSTWHAAGLVGQLRSSASITRVLKYSVDLYKELEAETGLATGWKMTGCLRLATNQDRWTEYKRLATTAKSFGMDMQLVSPDEVKRMWPLLETGDLVGASWLPTDGQASPSDITQSLAKGARMHGAKLFEEVRVTGFEMEGKRITAVKTTQGDIACDTVVNCAGQWARQVGAMAGITVPLQPVKHQYIITEKVDGLSSDAPTIRDPDRRTYFKEEVGGLVMGGYEPNPQPWDLDQFGGDVPDDWEFRLFDDDYDHFEQHMTQAIARVPALETVGVKQMINGPESFTPDGNFILGAAPECANMFVGAGFNAFGIASGGGAGWVLAQWAIDGEAPLDLWVVDIRRFSGLHCDRAWVRDRTLEAYGKHYTIGFPHEEYDSGRPAIVSPLYDRLKAHGAVFGSKLGWERPNWFSAEPGAKDVYSMGRQNWFGPVGKEHAHVREHVGLFDQSSFAKYELSGPDAGKALDWICANDVSKPVGRLTYTQLLNRRGGIEADLTVARLDEDRFYIVTGTGFRTHDLGWIEDHVPAGLDVTITDVTEEFGTLSLMGPQARAVLANVTKADISNAAFPFGHVRGIEIAGHTVRALRVTYVGELGWELHIPIDATGDVFDALMEGGRPFGIRPVGYRALESLRLEKGYCAWGSDITPNDLTAEAGLGWAVKLRKNTDFLGRKACEDAAAKPLAKRLVCFTVDAPDAVLLGRETILRDGKPAGYLTSGGYGYTIGKSIGYGYVRNADGVDDDFLTSGSYELVVATETVPATLHLAPLYDPVGDRVKG; encoded by the coding sequence ATGGCCCTGCCATCCCACGCCCAGATCGTCGTCATCGGCGGCGGCATCATCGGTTGCTCCACCGCCTACCACCTCGCCCGCGACCACAAGGCCGACGTGATCCTGCTCGAGCAGGGCAAGCTCACCTCAGGCTCGACATGGCACGCGGCGGGGCTCGTCGGCCAGTTGCGGTCGTCCGCCTCGATCACGCGCGTGCTCAAATATTCGGTCGATCTCTACAAGGAGTTGGAAGCCGAGACCGGGCTTGCCACCGGCTGGAAGATGACCGGTTGCCTGCGGCTGGCCACGAACCAGGACCGCTGGACCGAGTACAAGCGCCTTGCCACCACCGCAAAAAGCTTCGGCATGGACATGCAACTCGTCTCGCCCGACGAGGTGAAGCGCATGTGGCCATTGCTGGAAACCGGCGATCTGGTCGGCGCGTCGTGGCTTCCGACCGACGGTCAGGCCAGCCCCTCCGACATCACGCAGTCGCTGGCCAAGGGCGCGCGCATGCACGGTGCGAAACTGTTCGAGGAGGTGCGCGTCACCGGCTTCGAGATGGAGGGCAAACGGATCACGGCCGTGAAGACCACGCAGGGCGACATCGCCTGCGACACGGTCGTCAATTGCGCCGGGCAATGGGCGCGTCAGGTGGGCGCGATGGCCGGGATCACCGTGCCGCTACAGCCCGTAAAACACCAGTACATCATCACCGAGAAGGTCGACGGCCTGTCGTCCGATGCGCCGACGATCCGCGATCCCGACCGCCGCACTTATTTCAAGGAGGAAGTCGGGGGGCTGGTGATGGGCGGCTATGAGCCAAACCCGCAGCCCTGGGATCTCGACCAGTTCGGCGGCGACGTGCCCGACGATTGGGAGTTCAGGCTGTTCGATGACGACTACGACCATTTCGAGCAGCACATGACACAGGCAATCGCGCGCGTGCCGGCTTTGGAGACGGTCGGGGTCAAGCAGATGATCAACGGTCCCGAAAGCTTCACGCCGGACGGGAACTTCATCCTTGGCGCAGCACCCGAATGCGCCAACATGTTCGTCGGCGCGGGATTCAACGCCTTCGGCATCGCGTCGGGCGGCGGAGCGGGCTGGGTTCTCGCGCAATGGGCGATCGACGGCGAAGCGCCGCTCGACCTCTGGGTCGTCGACATCCGCCGCTTTTCCGGCCTGCACTGCGACCGCGCCTGGGTACGCGACCGCACGCTCGAAGCCTACGGCAAGCACTACACGATCGGCTTCCCGCACGAGGAATATGACAGCGGCCGGCCGGCCATCGTCTCGCCGCTCTACGACCGCCTCAAGGCGCATGGCGCGGTGTTCGGCTCCAAGCTCGGCTGGGAGCGGCCCAACTGGTTTTCGGCCGAACCGGGCGCGAAAGACGTCTATTCCATGGGCCGGCAGAACTGGTTCGGCCCGGTCGGCAAGGAGCATGCCCATGTCCGCGAGCATGTCGGCCTGTTCGACCAGTCGTCCTTCGCGAAGTACGAGCTGTCGGGTCCGGATGCGGGCAAGGCCCTCGACTGGATCTGCGCCAACGACGTCTCGAAGCCGGTCGGACGTCTCACCTACACCCAGCTTCTCAACCGGCGCGGCGGTATCGAGGCCGACCTGACCGTCGCGCGCCTGGACGAGGACCGGTTCTACATCGTCACCGGCACCGGCTTCCGTACCCACGATCTCGGCTGGATCGAGGACCATGTTCCGGCCGGTCTCGACGTGACGATCACCGACGTGACCGAAGAGTTCGGCACGCTGTCGCTGATGGGTCCGCAGGCCCGAGCGGTGCTCGCCAACGTCACCAAGGCCGACATCTCGAACGCCGCCTTCCCGTTCGGCCATGTACGCGGGATCGAGATCGCGGGCCATACCGTGCGCGCGCTTCGCGTCACCTATGTCGGCGAACTCGGCTGGGAGTTGCACATTCCGATCGATGCCACCGGCGACGTGTTCGACGCGCTCATGGAGGGCGGGCGCCCGTTCGGCATCAGACCCGTCGGCTACCGCGCGCTCGAATCGCTCCGGCTCGAAAAGGGCTATTGCGCCTGGGGCTCGGATATCACGCCCAATGACTTGACCGCAGAAGCCGGCCTCGGCTGGGCCGTAAAACTTCGCAAGAACACCGATTTCCTCGGACGGAAAGCCTGTGAGGACGCCGCCGCAAAGCCGCTCGCCAAGCGGCTCGTGTGCTTCACCGTCGACGCTCCCGACGCCGTGCTGCTCGGCCGCGAAACGATCCTGCGCGACGGCAAGCCGGCCGGCTACCTCACCTCCGGCGGCTACGGCTACACGATCGGCAAGAGCATCGGCTACGGCTATGTGCGCAACGCCGACGGCGTGGATGACGACTTCCTGACGTCCGGCTCATACGAGCTGGTGGTGGCAACGGAGACCGTGCCGGCCACGCTGCATCTCGCGCCGCTCTACGACCCTGTGGGGGACAGGGTGAAGGGGTAG
- a CDS encoding ABC transporter permease: MIEAFEILFTASFWVAAIRIASPLIFATMGELICERAGVLNLGIEGIMTVGAFAGWVTVYAGGDLWTGVAIAALAGAMFGLLHGTLTVPLGLSQHVVGIGITLLATSLTYFTYRLVLPEVTSPPKIEPFQPFSIPVLSDIPIVGPALFNQTPLTYLAFVTVALVAWVLYRTPIGLAVRAAGENPSAVEAQGISVTAIRIGAVMIGSALMAVGGAFLTMSAFNSFFFEMINGRGWICIALVVFGSWRPGKALLGAILFAAFDAYQVRLQQITGGVVPYQLFLMMPYVLSILALVLVARRATYPKALMIPYQKGER; encoded by the coding sequence ATGATCGAAGCCTTCGAGATCCTGTTCACGGCATCGTTCTGGGTCGCAGCGATCCGCATCGCGTCGCCGCTGATCTTCGCCACCATGGGCGAACTGATCTGCGAGCGCGCGGGCGTGCTGAACCTCGGCATCGAGGGCATCATGACGGTCGGCGCGTTCGCAGGCTGGGTAACCGTCTATGCCGGCGGCGACCTCTGGACGGGCGTCGCGATCGCAGCGCTTGCGGGCGCGATGTTCGGCCTCCTGCACGGCACGCTCACCGTGCCGCTCGGCCTGTCGCAGCATGTCGTGGGCATCGGCATCACGCTTCTCGCGACGAGCCTGACCTATTTCACCTACCGCCTCGTCCTGCCGGAAGTGACCTCTCCACCCAAGATCGAGCCGTTCCAGCCTTTTTCTATTCCGGTCCTGTCCGACATTCCGATTGTCGGCCCCGCGCTCTTCAACCAGACGCCGCTGACCTATCTGGCCTTCGTCACCGTCGCGCTCGTCGCCTGGGTACTCTACCGCACACCGATCGGGCTTGCGGTGCGCGCCGCCGGCGAAAACCCGTCCGCGGTCGAGGCTCAGGGCATCAGCGTCACCGCGATCCGCATCGGCGCAGTGATGATCGGCAGTGCGCTGATGGCGGTCGGTGGGGCGTTCCTCACCATGTCGGCCTTCAACTCGTTCTTCTTCGAGATGATCAACGGTCGCGGCTGGATCTGCATCGCGCTCGTCGTCTTCGGGTCGTGGCGGCCAGGCAAGGCGCTGCTTGGCGCGATCCTGTTTGCCGCCTTCGATGCCTATCAGGTGCGGCTCCAGCAGATCACCGGCGGGGTCGTGCCCTACCAGTTGTTCCTGATGATGCCCTACGTGTTGTCGATCCTGGCATTGGTGCTGGTGGCGCGACGTGCGACTTACCCCAAGGCGCTGATGATTCCCTACCAGAAAGGTGAGCGATGA
- a CDS encoding amidohydrolase family protein, with the protein MSFDLIVKGGILPDGRAADIAVSGGTIAAIEPSIQAEAGRIVDASDCLVAPPFVDPHFHMDATLSYGIPRINASGTLLEGIALWGELKPLLTHEAVKERALAYCDWAVSMGLLAIRTHVDTCDDRLLAVEALLEVKRDVAPYIDLQLVAFPQDGLYRDRTARANTIRALDMGVDVVGGIPHFERTMADGTRSVTDLCEIAATRGLMVDMHCDETDDPLSRHIEQLAYETQRLGLQGRVAGSHLSSMHSMDNYYVSKLLPLIAEAQVAAIPNPLINIMLQGRHDTFPKRRGMTRVKEMLAHGIRVGFGQDCVLDPWYSLGTADMLDVAFMGLHVAQMSHPDEMRKCFDMVTVESAAIMGLDHYGLEIGKAASLVVLDAANPVEALRLRAERLCVVAKGKVVAERERRDTSLSIAGRPGTINRRHKLPD; encoded by the coding sequence ATGAGTTTCGACCTGATCGTCAAGGGCGGCATCCTGCCCGACGGGCGCGCGGCCGATATCGCCGTGTCAGGCGGCACGATCGCCGCGATCGAACCGTCGATCCAGGCGGAAGCCGGCCGGATCGTTGATGCGAGCGATTGCCTCGTCGCACCGCCCTTCGTCGACCCGCATTTCCACATGGATGCGACGCTCTCCTACGGCATTCCGCGCATCAACGCGTCCGGAACGCTCTTGGAAGGCATTGCGCTCTGGGGCGAGTTGAAGCCGCTCTTGACGCATGAAGCCGTGAAGGAACGCGCGCTCGCCTATTGCGACTGGGCGGTCTCGATGGGGCTGCTGGCGATCCGCACCCATGTCGACACTTGCGATGACCGCCTGCTCGCCGTCGAGGCGCTGCTGGAGGTCAAGCGCGACGTCGCGCCCTATATCGACCTGCAACTCGTGGCATTCCCGCAGGACGGGCTCTACCGCGATCGGACGGCGCGGGCCAACACGATCCGCGCGCTCGACATGGGCGTCGATGTCGTGGGCGGCATCCCGCATTTCGAGCGCACGATGGCCGACGGGACGCGTTCGGTCACGGACCTCTGCGAGATCGCGGCGACGCGCGGGCTGATGGTCGACATGCATTGCGACGAGACGGACGATCCGCTGTCGCGTCATATCGAGCAGCTTGCCTATGAAACGCAGCGTCTCGGTTTGCAGGGCAGGGTGGCCGGCTCTCATCTGAGTTCCATGCACTCCATGGACAATTACTACGTCTCGAAGCTGCTGCCGCTGATCGCCGAGGCGCAGGTTGCGGCGATCCCCAATCCGCTGATCAACATCATGCTGCAGGGCAGGCACGACACCTTCCCGAAACGGCGCGGCATGACGCGGGTCAAGGAGATGCTCGCGCACGGCATCCGTGTCGGCTTCGGACAGGATTGCGTGCTCGACCCGTGGTATTCGCTGGGCACGGCCGACATGCTCGACGTCGCCTTCATGGGGCTGCACGTCGCGCAGATGTCGCATCCCGACGAGATGCGCAAATGCTTCGACATGGTCACCGTCGAAAGCGCGGCGATCATGGGGCTCGACCACTACGGCCTCGAAATCGGCAAGGCCGCGAGCCTCGTCGTGCTGGATGCCGCCAACCCGGTCGAGGCGCTGCGCCTGCGGGCCGAGCGCTTGTGCGTCGTCGCAAAGGGCAAGGTCGTCGCCGAGCGCGAGCGTCGCGACACGTCGCTCTCTATCGCCGGCCGGCCCGGCACCATCAATCGCCGTCACAAGCTGCCCGATTGA
- a CDS encoding phosphotransferase family protein, translating into MTDETEIRPLIASIPVLAGYDGPFERMGGLTNRVFRAGDHCLRIPGKGTEEYINRAHEEVAAREAAKAGVSPDVLHFDPDTGIMLTRFIEGAATMTPDLFKARKGSPARAGEAFRTLHASGAVFPFRFELFSMIDDYLKILSTKDVALPAGYHDIVAEANGAVRAALDAHKLPLVACHCDPLCENFLDTGSRMWVVDWEYSGMNDPMWDLGDLSVEGAFDAAQDEEMIRAYFGGEPSPAERGRIVIYKAMCDLLWTLWGLIQLANENPADDFRAYADGRFARCKALMETPDFARHVASVAAGW; encoded by the coding sequence ATGACCGACGAGACCGAAATCCGCCCCCTCATCGCTTCCATCCCGGTCCTGGCAGGCTATGATGGCCCGTTCGAGCGCATGGGCGGGCTGACCAATCGGGTGTTTCGCGCCGGCGACCACTGCCTGCGCATTCCGGGCAAGGGCACGGAGGAATACATCAACCGCGCGCATGAGGAAGTCGCCGCACGCGAGGCCGCCAAGGCGGGGGTCAGCCCGGACGTTCTGCATTTCGACCCCGACACCGGCATCATGCTCACGCGTTTCATCGAGGGTGCCGCAACGATGACGCCCGACCTGTTCAAGGCGCGCAAGGGCTCGCCCGCGCGCGCCGGCGAGGCGTTTCGTACGCTGCATGCGTCAGGTGCCGTCTTCCCGTTCCGCTTCGAGCTGTTCTCGATGATCGACGACTATCTGAAAATCCTCTCGACCAAGGATGTCGCCCTGCCAGCCGGCTATCACGACATCGTCGCCGAGGCGAATGGCGCTGTGCGCGCCGCGCTCGACGCCCACAAGCTGCCGCTCGTCGCATGCCACTGCGACCCGCTCTGTGAGAATTTCCTGGATACGGGAAGCCGCATGTGGGTCGTCGACTGGGAGTATTCGGGCATGAACGACCCGATGTGGGATCTCGGCGATCTCTCCGTCGAAGGCGCGTTCGATGCCGCGCAGGACGAGGAGATGATCCGCGCCTATTTCGGCGGCGAGCCGAGCCCGGCGGAGCGCGGGCGGATCGTCATCTACAAGGCGATGTGCGATCTTCTCTGGACGCTGTGGGGCCTCATCCAGCTTGCCAACGAGAACCCCGCCGACGATTTCCGCGCCTACGCGGACGGACGCTTCGCGCGCTGCAAGGCGCTGATGGAGACGCCCGATTTCGCCCGCCACGTCGCTTCCGTGGCAGCGGGATGGTGA
- a CDS encoding ABC transporter permease subunit, with translation MSVPAAPSNADAFTSNETPPRRSASRILVATIILLACILLWQFGKPVAAWAFDYPRAWQIPAVRWIGNAMKWLVNEASFGLFTFTEFTRFLAAIVDAPYRVVLSLISTGFLSGQGSSAIQIVPPLSWIAVVAIVGLMGLYAGGRRLAILVAACFLFLAMFGQWKSAMITLASILVAVPIGVAGGLVLGIAAYRWPAFERAIRPVLDLMQTMPVFAYLVPILVLFGFGPVAAIVATLIYAMPPMIRITVLALNGVPAEVRDLGRMVGCTRRQITWRIMVPSAKESLMVGVNQVIMLSLNMVIIASMIGAGGLGFDVLSALRRLDIGAGMEAGFAIVALAIALDRLSQAFASRTAQSHTGAWHLRHAYTIAALAFVAITAIAGLVIPAVQTYPAAYQLSTGDFWSNVVRWININYFDTLEGLKNAVLLNILIPFKRFLLGLPWLGVVALLALAGHVLGGLRLALLVGTLAFLIVATGQWENAMVTVYLCGVSVLFACLIGVPVGIMAAERDRLWGFVRVVIDTLQTLPSFVYLMPAVMLFRVGDFTAMLAVVAYAIAPSIRYTVLGLQRVDPRLVEAARAMGATRRQILTKVKLKLALPEIMLGINQTIMFALSMLVITALVGTRDLGQEVYVALTKADTGRGLVAGLAVAFIAIIADRLISAGAARTKARLGLV, from the coding sequence ATGAGCGTCCCGGCCGCCCCATCCAACGCGGACGCCTTCACCAGCAACGAAACGCCGCCGCGCCGGTCGGCATCTCGCATCCTCGTCGCCACCATCATTCTCCTCGCCTGCATCCTGCTCTGGCAGTTCGGCAAGCCCGTCGCAGCGTGGGCGTTCGATTATCCGCGCGCCTGGCAAATTCCCGCTGTCCGGTGGATCGGCAACGCCATGAAATGGCTGGTGAACGAGGCGAGCTTCGGCCTCTTCACCTTCACCGAATTCACGCGTTTTCTCGCCGCGATTGTCGATGCGCCCTACCGCGTTGTGCTGAGCCTTATCTCAACCGGTTTCCTGTCCGGCCAGGGCTCGTCCGCCATCCAGATCGTGCCGCCGCTGTCTTGGATCGCGGTCGTGGCCATCGTCGGCCTGATGGGGCTGTATGCCGGGGGGCGCAGACTGGCCATCCTCGTCGCCGCCTGCTTCCTGTTCCTCGCCATGTTCGGCCAGTGGAAGAGCGCGATGATCACGCTGGCGTCGATCCTTGTCGCGGTGCCCATCGGCGTCGCGGGCGGGCTCGTCCTCGGCATCGCCGCCTATCGCTGGCCGGCCTTCGAGCGCGCGATCCGGCCGGTTCTCGACCTGATGCAGACGATGCCGGTTTTCGCCTATCTCGTGCCGATCCTCGTGCTGTTCGGCTTCGGCCCGGTCGCGGCCATCGTCGCGACGCTGATCTACGCCATGCCGCCGATGATCCGCATCACGGTTCTCGCGCTCAACGGCGTGCCGGCCGAGGTGCGCGATCTCGGGCGCATGGTCGGCTGCACGCGCCGCCAGATAACGTGGCGGATCATGGTGCCCTCGGCCAAGGAAAGCCTGATGGTCGGCGTCAACCAGGTGATCATGCTGTCGCTCAACATGGTCATCATCGCCTCGATGATCGGGGCGGGCGGGCTCGGCTTCGACGTGCTCTCGGCGCTGCGCCGGCTCGATATCGGCGCGGGCATGGAGGCAGGCTTTGCGATCGTCGCGCTGGCCATCGCGCTCGACCGGCTGAGCCAGGCATTCGCCAGCCGCACCGCACAGTCCCATACAGGCGCGTGGCATCTGCGCCATGCCTACACGATCGCTGCCCTCGCCTTCGTGGCGATCACTGCCATCGCCGGCCTCGTCATCCCCGCCGTGCAGACCTACCCTGCCGCCTACCAGCTTTCGACGGGGGATTTCTGGTCGAACGTCGTGCGCTGGATCAACATCAACTATTTCGACACGCTGGAAGGGCTGAAGAACGCGGTTCTTCTCAACATCCTGATACCGTTCAAGCGGTTCCTGCTCGGTCTTCCATGGCTCGGCGTCGTCGCGCTGCTCGCGCTCGCGGGCCATGTGCTGGGCGGGCTGCGGCTGGCATTGCTCGTCGGCACGCTTGCGTTCCTGATCGTCGCGACGGGGCAATGGGAAAACGCGATGGTGACAGTCTATCTCTGCGGCGTGTCGGTGCTGTTCGCGTGTCTCATCGGTGTGCCGGTGGGCATCATGGCGGCGGAGCGCGATCGCCTCTGGGGCTTCGTCCGGGTGGTGATCGACACGCTCCAGACGCTGCCCTCCTTCGTCTATCTGATGCCGGCGGTCATGCTGTTCCGGGTCGGCGATTTCACCGCCATGCTCGCGGTCGTCGCTTACGCCATCGCGCCGTCGATCCGCTACACGGTGCTCGGCCTTCAGCGCGTCGATCCGCGGCTGGTCGAGGCCGCCCGCGCCATGGGCGCGACGCGCCGGCAGATCCTGACCAAGGTGAAGCTGAAGCTGGCGCTGCCGGAGATCATGCTGGGCATCAACCAGACGATCATGTTCGCGCTGTCGATGCTGGTGATCACCGCTCTGGTCGGCACGCGCGATCTCGGCCAGGAGGTCTATGTCGCGCTGACCAAGGCCGACACCGGGCGCGGCCTCGTCGCCGGTCTGGCCGTCGCCTTCATCGCCATCATCGCCGACCGGCTGATCTCGGCGGGGGCGGCCCGGACGAAGGCAAGGCTGGGGTTGGTGTGA
- a CDS encoding methyltransferase domain-containing protein: protein MADNHHEGALGAVYQAKRPEEVAALYDGWADTYDAEMAVAGYRHPSICLALLARHLPRGAAPLLDAGAGTGLIGEWLGIMGYPHVEALDISEGMLAKAAAKGVYAALHRLALGGVLPFEDGRFAGIVSAGVFTTGHVGAEGLDELIRICRPGGVIVLTVKNTLWDDGFSARIAELEAGGVVTRVEETEPYVSMPGELGTVPSRGLVLRVAVLPSPRLRG, encoded by the coding sequence ATGGCCGACAATCACCACGAGGGCGCACTGGGCGCGGTCTATCAGGCCAAGCGCCCGGAGGAGGTCGCGGCGCTCTATGACGGCTGGGCGGACACCTACGATGCCGAAATGGCAGTGGCCGGTTATCGCCACCCCTCGATCTGCCTCGCTCTGCTCGCCCGGCACCTGCCACGCGGTGCCGCGCCGCTGCTCGACGCCGGCGCAGGCACCGGCCTCATCGGCGAATGGCTGGGCATCATGGGCTACCCGCATGTCGAGGCACTGGATATCTCGGAAGGCATGCTCGCCAAGGCCGCTGCCAAGGGCGTCTACGCGGCCCTGCATCGATTGGCGCTCGGCGGCGTGCTTCCCTTCGAGGACGGCCGGTTTGCGGGCATCGTATCCGCCGGCGTCTTCACCACCGGCCATGTCGGCGCGGAAGGCCTCGACGAGTTGATCCGCATTTGCCGGCCCGGCGGCGTCATCGTGCTGACGGTGAAGAACACGCTGTGGGACGACGGTTTTTCGGCGCGGATCGCGGAACTCGAAGCTGGTGGCGTGGTGACGCGGGTAGAAGAGACGGAACCCTATGTGTCAATGCCCGGCGAACTCGGCACCGTGCCGAGCCGGGGGCTTGTGCTGCGGGTGGCGGTTCTTCCTTCTCCCCGTTTACGGGGGTGA
- a CDS encoding choline/ethanolamine kinase family protein, whose product MSVSRAGDVTTTENRIHALPCWSGPITIEPLAGGLSNQNYLVTDSAGRHVVRFGKDFPFHHVYREREIMTARAAHRAGFAPALEFAQPGVMVSEFLGAKTFGPEDVRANVERIATLMRRFHDEMPGEVSGAGFMFWVFHVIRDYARTLRDGGSRKTPELDRYLALSHALESEQVPLPIVFGHNDLLPANILDTGDRLWLIDFEYAGFSTAMFDLAGVSSNAEFDAARSEALLRAYFGDAPDPRLMRSLSAMQCASLLREAMWSMVSELHLYTTGIDYAAYSDENLARLDFALDAHRTAYGKT is encoded by the coding sequence ATGTCTGTATCGAGAGCTGGCGACGTGACCACCACCGAAAACCGCATCCATGCCCTGCCCTGCTGGTCCGGTCCGATCACCATCGAGCCGCTGGCGGGCGGGCTGTCGAACCAGAACTACCTCGTCACCGATTCCGCCGGGCGGCACGTCGTACGCTTCGGCAAGGATTTTCCGTTCCACCATGTCTATCGCGAGCGCGAGATCATGACCGCGCGCGCGGCGCACCGCGCAGGCTTCGCGCCGGCGCTCGAATTCGCGCAGCCGGGCGTGATGGTGAGCGAGTTCCTCGGCGCAAAGACCTTCGGCCCGGAGGATGTGCGCGCCAATGTCGAGCGGATCGCCACACTGATGCGCCGCTTCCACGACGAGATGCCCGGCGAGGTCAGCGGCGCGGGCTTCATGTTCTGGGTATTTCACGTCATCCGCGATTATGCCCGCACCCTCCGCGATGGCGGCAGCCGCAAAACGCCGGAGCTCGATCGCTATCTCGCGCTCTCGCACGCGCTCGAAAGCGAGCAGGTTCCGCTGCCGATCGTCTTCGGCCACAACGACCTCCTGCCCGCGAACATCCTCGACACGGGCGACCGGCTCTGGCTGATCGATTTCGAGTATGCCGGGTTTTCCACGGCGATGTTCGACCTCGCCGGCGTCTCGTCCAATGCAGAGTTCGACGCGGCCCGGTCCGAAGCGCTGTTGCGCGCCTATTTCGGCGATGCGCCGGACCCGCGCCTCATGCGCTCGCTGTCGGCCATGCAATGCGCCTCGCTGCTGCGCGAGGCGATGTGGAGCATGGTGTCCGAGCTTCATCTCTATACCACGGGAATCGACTACGCCGCCTATTCCGACGAAAACCTTGCCCGCCTCGACTTCGCGCTCGACGCACACCGCACAGCCTACGGAAAGACCTGA